GATGGACAATTTTTTTGGGGTTGTTAAGCACTAGGTAAGAGATAAGATAATGACAATATTGATTAAATTGTCAACTTTTCTTAATTTGAAATGACTTCTTAAATTAAGTACTAATGAAGAAACTTCaataattgaattaatgaaaaaaactaGGTCTTATCTAATTAATTCCCAAATATCATATCATTGCTAATTGAGAATATGCTCATAAAAgaactttatattataatataatatagaaatataagtTGTGAACAAGTCCACTTTTGTAAATTCTAAAATAATGTACTATCATATTAAACTCATGCAAATATTCCCAAATTgttcaataatttaattatgttttagcTTCCTACTAGATTCTTTTTACTAATAAATTAAGATCcatgagataaaaaaaattcttctccATAACATGCTTGATCATCATGAGgattttttaaacttaatttGTGGCTTTGCGTACATCTTGACTATTCAATCGGCAATGAATACATCTGTTATCTCCTATTAGCACGTGTATTGATTAATCCTGCCTACTAAAGTattggaataatttttttaattataatgaaAGAGTAATAAAAAGGGATTGAACCCGGGTGTTTGAGATTTGAACCATAAGGTAAAGATGGATTGATCTGATCTGcatatgatattatttaatttcttcaCGCGCTTCAATctatttttatactattttaatttctagattttcttttaacaaaaatataaaaatttcaatgagaaatttgaaaattttccaagtaggatgaccaaaaaaatttcaatcaaaCAGATGTAAggcacaatttttttttctttgaaagaaAAGCAAAATATGAGATGCACTGTGCTccactatatattatataatatatgttaacaattttgaagaattaaatGTTTGATAGCAATGTTTGAGTTGTTTATCCATTATTGAGATCGAGACATAGTTATtgtcataattttctttaatagaTAGTTGAAAACACTagaacaaaaagaaacaaagtaTTGAAAATTTATGGTAAAACATCAAAAAGAATCCGATTAACAATAAATTGTGAACATATAAGTGAATTTCACCTAACCTGTTCGAGTTTGAATAAGTTAATGATCTACTTGTTTATcgaatatgaataaattaatgatctgtttatttattaaatcgATCTATTTAAGTCTAAGTACATAAATTTTGGGCGGATTGATGATCCACCATTTTATTAACTCCGTCCATTTTAATCTAACTCATTAATTTGAGCCAAGTAACTTTTGGGTAGTGAATATATTCTGTTTATTCAttaaatcaattcattttaacttaTCCAGTTAGATTTAACTTAAACTGTCTATTTAACAGATTTAAATAAAAGGGGAAAAAGACCGATTTGCATTGAAGCATAAAACAGTTATTACTTTGAGCCAAGTGAGATTaaattaattgtattaaaagtaaatgtaaatattcaaaaagtataaaaatatattgtacaTTACAATGTTTGCTCATattaatatagtaaaaaaatatattttaaaatattaatcaaaattaacatAGTTTCACTATCGAAAAGTAAAACGTGACAAATACTTTGAGACTATAGAATACATCAATTTTCTTGGAACTTGTGAAATTATTCATCTACTTTTCATTTCCCTTTCAAAATTAGGTAATTGATTAAGTATAATCTCACTTCACAAAACTACACTAATTAATTACCCCACTTAACTCCCTTTGAAATTCTTTtctcttattaattattttattatttttcttcccCAAATGTCATTTTCTCAGAGCTAACTTATGAACTTTTTCTCTAGAATTgtcaataaattaatataacaaTCCATGATTAAGCTACTTTCTACCAAAACCAAATTAGTTCAATTATACAGATATAGGTTAatcaaactttatttttttttaaaattattatattgtgttGTTATTAGTAGCTTTGGTGGTTGTTGAAATTGAGGATAATTTCAAGTTCTAATAGTAACACTAAATTCATGAGTAGTTGAAGTCTAGTAGATTATCTTAATTTTCTcctataattaaattatattgttcagattcattaaaaatattattgtatttgtgtcgaattattcaaaaaagaaacacatcatttttgaagaatttaacGATAAACATATAATCTATCAACATTTCTGaagaatttcattttaattaaaatttgaacgATAAACTCTTTTAATCGGTAAAAATAAGATTATTCCTATAATGATTAAACTTTATAATACGTATCTTCATCTAAATTTCATGATCAAAATTATTAGATTCGATTGACTCTAACATATGGAGAGTACTTTATCATAGAAGATTTCAAACATAACATaatgaaagataaaaaattatttatatagacTTATATATACCAAATACATGAAAGATTAAATTTTAGTCATGTTCGTAATGAGTCTTTTAGATCTTGTCAAAGATTTTTacgtcaacaaaaaaaaatacttttttaatgttatatgaattgtaaaaatttatatattagatTTCAATTTACTTGAGTgtcattattataattataaatatcgtgtatctatttaaatttataagctgactaaattaatttataattattattttctaatcaaTTAATCTAAACGGACTCtcttatatatcttttaattaatttagacttaTAAACATCTAATTTATTTgtcaaatacataaataaataaaatacatataaattatgTGTACCAACTTATAAACTTAGTAAGAAAATAATAAGTAGTCTATTAGGATACAGTCTTCTCTCGAATCTTAAATGGACGTGAAATACTTTGTAAGTCGAAAAAAATTGTAATCGTGAAttgtaattaagaaaaaataaaaactatgaaaagggaatttttaaattttttgttttattattttgtctACTTTGTGATtgataaaaaaagtcaaaaatttagaaaaaaaaaacaaatgtggAAACTGTTTCGTGACTTGTGTGAACTAATAGTTGGCAACCGACTTTTAACctaacattttcttttcattaatattattttagtttttcttgtaaatacttatatttattatagtgtggtattttaatttatttttattccatcAATTATAcactttgattaatattttttttattttaaaaaggatgatctaatttgatttggaacggagtttaagaaattttttttaaattttgtagttctaaattaaagttatgataaatatatgataatgtcgtttaatcttgtgatcttaaacgtTTCAcatggaaagttaaagttaaagtgttgcccaAAAGGGAAAGgggttattcttttttaaacatactaaaaaggaaatagagtcattcttttttaaacggagggagtaatatgGACACAAGAACATTTAACATGTATAAGTCACGTTAACGACAAGTTTCGCCAGatacaataaaaaaagttgaaatatttaattgtgcattttcgaaattaaaatatttaattgtcaATTAAGACTAAATtcctatttatatattatgtcaatattaaaaagtatttcctccgtttcattttatgtgTCATCTCTCTCTATAAATAGTTGTACCACAATACTTGTCattttataatatcatattttgcGTATTATATCCTTGATAGAAGAGTTAATTAATCTTGTACTTTATTAATAAAgttgacttaaaaaaatattaaataagggTAGAATGGTAAAGTTATATATCATTTCTTAACGTAAGTACAAAATAAAAAggtgacatataaaatgaaacggCGGAAGTATATCTCACATTCATTGACAATATGTAATTCTATGATCATTGATCTCCTTTTAGGTACTATGATTCCAATCATATCTAATCTCATCATTCTTCAATTTTTATCCACGCAActcatcatataaattaaaaaaataatagtatgatTTGTTTCTCGATAAAGTATTATTAatgttatttgatatttttttgatcTCTACGTATTTCACCGTCTCGTAAAAAAGTTAAacctttaatttcttattttgttgtgtgacctattcatttatttttcaaaattggaAAGTAACACTTCCTTTACTTTCGCCATTGATTTTTGTCAATCTCCTATTAAAGGCCAACTCCATTGACTTTTTGTAAACCAAtaaaatacacacaaaaaataaataataataattgatttttaataatttgaaaaaatcaattaaaaaatgtaatactttataaaattcTTCATAATCAATTTGAATGGAAGATTTGATTTGAAAGCAATATCTAGAATTCTTCTATTAGACTTAATTAACCAAGTTGTACCTccaaatttcaaaaagattgaaatgtcatgttcaaattatgtaattatgatttttttggttTGAATATATGGaagataagaaataataattatgaaataaaatattcgAGTCAAGACTGAAGAGTCTCCAAATAGGAAAAAAACATCACTCCTTTGTCCTTatagtaaaaaattaattcgtatagtttttaaatatatgtattttaattattttttattttattttatattaataagtttatCTTATAATCCTTTTTAGTCCGTTTCATaaagaaaatcttttttttatctgGCAAGTGATCTTTTTTTGACTTTTCACTTGACAcgtttaatatttttcataaataatgtctttttttctttttttcgacaagtgattttttattttgacttttCAATTGACATGTTAATTAAGACCATGTTTTGATACATTATACATATCTTTAATTATGACCATACATATGATTTAAAACTTATTTACTTtatcaaatttcatattaaGTCAAAGTCAACTTAATATAAAGGTAAGCAGATAGTCAAATAAGACATTTAATAAGAACATTTTTACCACTTATAAAAGCTTGCAAAGACTTTCAATTGACTCACTCATTTTTCAACCTCTTTTTACCAGGaaataattgttgaaatttttctaTGGCTTCCTGTTATATCATTGATGCGGTTTAGTGtgttaacaatttttttgatgCCCTTGTGTTGGACTCAGGTTTTATTCATGTCCATCACTTACGCTCTATGATTCGCGAAGGTGGAACAAAAATTCTTATGTGGAAAACTGAAAATTTATATGCTTTAGATCTAAACGAAAATGGAAATATATCTAGatggaaatttgattgtcaCAATCGATAAAATGATGGACCGTATTTTAATGGTTCATACTGCATTTGAAGGTCCGGTATGGAGCCTGTTAGAATTTTCAATCCCAGTACAAGAAAAATGGTAGTACTTCCCTATCAGAGAAAATATTCTCGCTTAGTTGAACCTATATATCACTATTCATTAGGTTATGAACCAGTGGAGAAGAAGTACAAAGTTTTTATGCAAGTTAATTATTCATATGGCTATGTACGAAATTATGTTTTCACTTTAAGCATCGACAAATCatggagaaaaattaaagatatttttgattttttcacaaattttcatataaaagcTTACATGCACATTCCTTCGCAATGGAGAGACGTGGAAGATATAACGAAATTAATATATTGTCCACCTGAAGGATTCTATTATTATCGTAACAAAGAGATTATATTTATTACGATAGaaaatagtattttattttgtaacttCTATGATATTCAGAAAAATAATTGGAGACATTTGAAAATTCATGGAGCTCCAACAAGGAATGaaataatactttaaatttaAGAAGTTATCGACATGTTAAGtcaataattaaattagaatatAGAACTACTTAGACCATTAATATTGAATAAGTCAAGGAGTCAAAACTTTTAATACCATGTATTTCAAAGAAACCGTGTAccctttattgtttttattttttcaacatattttcttccactttgggttctaaaatattttcatatttttgttatggaaaatgaatttgattttttcaaataaatattgcTGCTTTCTATTATGGATTATGATCAAACAAACTTATCATTTAGAGGAAAACAAAGATTTCTCTTTGACTTTGATATCATCTTTTAGTTCCATAccaaattaatttgatattttaaaatttatgatagaTATTCTTTATTGTCATGTTATATATTTCGAAAGTCATTTTAATTAATAGTTAAAGTTAactagattatattaatttgatattataaataaaacaaatttaatattcaaaaactatatgaaaagtaccaataaattgtaactttttacatatcaatatgattaaaaaatacattataaaatattactCAAAGTTCTTATCTTTCGACTCTAAAAAGAAAagtcataataattaaaagtggACGGATGAAATATTCATTAAACTTACTTTCGTTTACCCTCATTATTTATATCGTTGCGACATAAATGTCAAACTATATAACgtcaatacataaaaattaaactagatACTTGTTATACTCATTCTTTACACTCATTTTATATTGTCTTTGCACATAAGCTTATCTTGCTACTCATTATCGTATATCGACTATCGTCACCAGATACACATCAAACTTTATAACATCAATCAGTATATACAAGTTAAACTCTCGTCGACAGCGTAAATCCGGTTTTAATGTGAAAGAATCAATCATCATAACCAAAGGTGTGAACATATGCTGACGAAATTGAATGTGTAACATCTTTccagaaaataaaatttgtcatttttatacacaaaaagacaaaaaaaatggttggatttttttggtttttttgttGTTGGCCAATTCATGTGTATCACATTTCAAACCTTGCAACCTAATTTTGTTTgaataaaaccatataaacccCTCCTTTTTTTGCATTGAATTCTTCTTTCATTACAACAACTACTCTCTCATTTCCCCAACTAAATGTTAGTATACTTTATCCTATTCATGATCCCATAACCATGGAGCTTAAACGTTTGTGTTTTGTTTTGCCTGCTGATGATCTTGATGAGATTGatcatgaaaatgaagaagtagAATCACacaatcaaaagaaaaagattgaatctttatcTAAAAGGGGGTGTGGGGGTCAAGTTTTTGATGGTGAAAAGCTAGTTCCAAAGATAAAAAATGAGTCTTTTgctaaaaggggttgtgggggtcaAGTTTTTGATGGTGAAAAACAAGTTTCAAAGGGAAAAAATCAGTCTTTTATAAAAAAGGGTAGTGGGGGTGAAGTTCTTGATTGTGAGAAACAAGTTCCAAAGGTAAAAAATGAGTCTTTTTTCAAAAGGGGTTATGGGGGACAAGTTGTTGATGGTGAAAAACAAGTTGTACAACAGAAACCAAAGAAAAAAAGTGAGTCTTTATccaaaaggggttgtgggggtcaagttcttgattttattcatgaatcttTTTCAAAACTACTTGATTCCAAATGGGTAACTTGTTGTCAtcaagaatttggggaaaaaCAATTTTCTGGTGTTTTTCATGATACTGAGGGTATGCAGCTAGGTGAGAAAGGTGGTGGTgattataatcatcatcataatccaAGGATTTTTAGCTATTCTGAGCTGTTTATAGGGTCTAATGGATTTAGTGATGATGAAGTTTTAGGAAGTGGTGGATTTGGGAAAGTTTTTAGAGCTGTTTTACCTAGTGATGGAACAGTTGTAGCTGTGAAATGTTTAGCTGAAAAAGGGGAGAAATTTGAGAAAACATTTGCTGCTGAGTTAGTGGCAGTTGCTCATCTCCGCCATCGGAATCTTGTGAGGCTAAGGGGATGGTGTTTTCATGATGATCAGTTGTTCCTTGTGTATGATTATATGCCTAACAGTAGCCTTGATCGGATTTTGTTCCGTAAACAGGACAATGCAGGGTCCCCTGTTCTTGATTGGGAACGTCGAAAGAATATAGTTAATGGCTTGTCAGCTGCCTTGTTTTATCTCCATGAACAATTGGAGACTCAGATAATTCATAGAGATGTTAAGACAAGCAATGTGATGCTTGATTCCCATTTCAACGCCCGGCTAGGCGATTTTGGTTTAGCTAGGTGGTTGGAACATGAACTCGAGTACCAACCCAGGACGCCTTCGATGAAGAATCAGCAGTTTAGGCTGGCTGAGACAACAAGAATTGGTGGAACTATAGGGTACTTACCTCCtgaaagttttcagaaaaaaGGTTGTGCCACTGCAAAATCTGATGTGTTTAGCTTTGGGATTGTTGTACTGGAGATTGTTTCAGGAAGGCGCGCTGTTGATCTCGCGTCCCCGGATGATCAAATCATACTTCTTGATTGGATCAGGAGACTTTCTGATGAAAAAATGGCTTTACAAGCTGGTGACAGCAGACTTGTTGATGGTTCTTACAAGCTTAATGATATGGAGAGGCTAATACATATTGGCCTTCTTTGTACACTTCATGAACCTCAATCAAGGCCTAATATGAAATGGGTTGTGGAAGCACTATCTGGTCATATTTATGGTAAATTACCTGATCTTCCTTGTTTTAAGTCCCATCCTCTTTATATATCTTTGTCATCACCAAGCAATAGTACAACTAGCAACACAATCACCTCTAGGTCTACTGCCACAACCAGCACGAGCACGACGCCTGGTTTCAACTCAACAATGTTCATCACAGCCACAGGAGATACCATGTATCTAAGTGCTGAAAGTGGAAGCACCAGCAGCAATAATGAGTCTGGAAATTGCAGCAGTAGGCGTCAATCGAGTAATTTCCTGATGGTTGAAACTGCTAGGGAGATCACATTCAAAGAGATCATTGCTGCCACAAACAATTTTTCGGATTCAAGAAGAGTTGctgagattgactttggtactGCTTACCATGGTTTTCTTGAAAACAACCAGCATGTCTTAGTGAAAAGGCTAGGAATGAAAACTTGTCCTGCTTTAAGAGTGAGGTTCTCGAATGAACTTCAGAACTTAGGACGATTACGCCACAGAAACCTGGTGCAACTCCGCGGATGGTGCACCGAGCAAGGTGAAATGCTTGTCATTTATGATTACTCTCAGAGTAGCCTTTTAAGTCACCTCCTTTTCCATCAGAATCATCATAGGGACAATGCCTCAAGTACTCTAAGATGGCGTCATCGGTATAACATTGTGAAATCACTTGCCTCTGCGATTCGCTATCTACATGAGGAATGGGATGAACAGGTGATACACAGATGCATCACATCATCTGCCATCATTCTTGATCCAGATATGAACCCAAGGCTTGGTTGCTTTGCTCTTGCTGAATTCTTGACTCGAAATGAGCATAGCCATCATGTTGTGGTTGATAAAAACAAATCAGTCAGAGGGATCTTCGGATACATGTCACCGGAGCATATGGATTCTGGTGATGCAACAACAATGGCTGATGTTTATAGCTTTGGTGTAGTTCTGCTTGAGATAGTTAGTGGTCAGATGGCAGTAGATTTCCGGCGGCCTGAGGCTTTGTTGGTTAACCGAGTTCATGAATTCGAGGTGCAAAAAAGGCCATACGAACAACTTGCAGATTGGAGGTTGAATGGAAACTTCAACACCAGGGAACTGATCAGGCTAGTCAAATTAGGAATGGCTTGCACTAGATACGATCCTGAATCAAGACCGAGCATGAGGCAGATAGTGAACATTCTCGATGGACATGATCAATGGTTAATGGAAAATGGACGAAAGAAAGAGAGCCCGGAAGAATGGAGAACAAGAAATGCTTCTGCTTTGTCCCTCGTAAGGAGAATCCAAGCTCTTGGTATACAATGATCATCGCGTAAGATGTGAAGTAGTTACTTGTAGATAGAAATGAAAATGAAGCTTTATATCTCAATGTGTTTGTTCTTCTATGTATTCATGGTATGACTATGTTTCTTCAGCAGAACATTTGTGTAATTTAGTGTGGACAACTTTGATAGCATCAGATATGCGAtcttttatgaaattgatgagTTTTTTTCGATACAATAGCATGAAAGCTTATTCAGAGCAGATGTTCAGAAATGCAACAATAACCGAACTTTAACGTATACAAAGAGAGAGCTACTTTATATGTACGAATACTAGTCTGACCTTTCTTCATTTAACGGGGTGACATGGTTAGTGAGGATTCATACAGACGAATCCACTAGTTTGGTTGAGGTGTGGTTGTTGCACGTAGTCTCCCTTTCTCATCGTCTGTGTCTATACCAACCCAATCAAGAAACGCGAACAGAAACTGCCTGAAACTGACCTTACCACTCCTGTTCCAGTCCATTTCTCCTGCAATTTCCAACCAGATCATCGTCATATGAGAAGTTAACACAGCTAGTTAGTATGAATTCAAGACAATTGAGAAGGTGAAAAGACAGTACTAAATCGAGTACGAGTGACATGAGAAGGGGATTTCTCGCAAGGACATTCATCGTTTAATGCCTTGAGGACATCTTTCTTGTGCAGTTTCCCATCACCATTTTTGTCAAGAAACAAGAATGCCTCAACTATTGTGTTGAATGTTGCTTCTAGCTCTGGTGAACCGATCTTCGGGGTCTGAAATAAACGTGATCCTAATGAATATATAACTTCACATCATCAACAACTACAGTCGGGGGGAGGGTAGAGTGTTcacagaccttacccctaccttaaaggtagagaggctgtttccGATAGACCTTTCAACAGTCCAAAGCAAGAAACAACAGCTAATGACAAAAACAAGAGATAGTAACAGAACAAAAACTGCAGCAAAACAAGAAACTTCAGGAGCAATACTACGACTACTTATAGTAAAAGTACACGAGAGAAGAACAACGAACAGGACAGTATTCACGTACATTGCCAGAGGAGGACGATGAATCTATCAATAGATAAAGAAGACACAGAAGAACAATGAACTCATTGAATTGAATCCCTTCCTTTTCATCCACATCACAAGAGTCGAAAAGATCATTAACTTCCTCATCTTTAGCATGAAAATGCAGCTTCTTTACACATTTCTTTAGTTCATCACGGTCAATAGTCCCATTCGAATCTTCATCTTAGGAAAAAAAGAACCAAACACAGAAAACATATAAATCCACTGATCAAGTAAAAACGTAACAAAAAACTCAAATCCCAGCATATACAGAAGCTACTAACCGAACTGTTCAAACACGTCTTTTATCTCCTTCAACCCCTCTTTAAAATGAGGAAATTTCAATATTATGCCATTGATTGACCTGAATTTGCTTTCCCCTGATGAACTTCTCTTAAGCTCCACCATTTTCGTTTCAAGCTTTGTATCCAATCTCCTGTACTTTTTCGGTGAATTCCAAAAACACAGTAAGCTTCCAATCTTGTTTGATAATAACTTGAGTACGAGACATGGCTGAGCTGAGccttaaaaaacaaatatagaaTTCATAGTTAACAATAGATACGATCACAAACAATCAGAAATTCTGTTTCCGTTTCTATATCCCAAACATTGATATGTTGCTGTTAGTACAAAACATGACAGACATTATGGTTTTGGATACTCCTCGCCTAATGAGCTAACTTTTCTGATTGAGTTAGATCTGAAAAAAGGTTCAAATCGTAAATGAGCAAGAGATCTCATTGTCTCGAAATTAACTGAATCCAACCAAATACACAGATAGATTCACATATTAGATGAACTGCAAAAATCTTAAAAGAATCAACATCAAAACATACTATTCTGAATCAAATTTTCCACTCTATCCCAACCACATAAGCAAAATTacacaaaatataaaacaacataCCGTGTGTAATATAATCCCACAAAGTAGAGTCTGAGAATGATGGAGTATACGTAGACCTTACCCTACCTTAGGAGGTAGACCAGTTGCGGAGCTAGAAATTTCTTAAAGGATGTCCAGCAATAGCAATTTGTTATGTTAAGTGTGTCCA
The nucleotide sequence above comes from Solanum pennellii chromosome 9, SPENNV200. Encoded proteins:
- the LOC107029130 gene encoding receptor like protein kinase S.2 — its product is MELKRLCFVLPADDLDEIDHENEEVESHNQKKKIESLSKRGCGGQVFDGEKLVPKIKNESFAKRGCGGQVFDGEKQVSKGKNQSFIKKGSGGEVLDCEKQVPKVKNESFFKRGYGGQVVDGEKQVVQQKPKKKSESLSKRGCGGQVLDFIHESFSKLLDSKWVTCCHQEFGEKQFSGVFHDTEGMQLGEKGGGDYNHHHNPRIFSYSELFIGSNGFSDDEVLGSGGFGKVFRAVLPSDGTVVAVKCLAEKGEKFEKTFAAELVAVAHLRHRNLVRLRGWCFHDDQLFLVYDYMPNSSLDRILFRKQDNAGSPVLDWERRKNIVNGLSAALFYLHEQLETQIIHRDVKTSNVMLDSHFNARLGDFGLARWLEHELEYQPRTPSMKNQQFRLAETTRIGGTIGYLPPESFQKKGCATAKSDVFSFGIVVLEIVSGRRAVDLASPDDQIILLDWIRRLSDEKMALQAGDSRLVDGSYKLNDMERLIHIGLLCTLHEPQSRPNMKWVVEALSGHIYGKLPDLPCFKSHPLYISLSSPSNSTTSNTITSRSTATTSTSTTPGFNSTMFITATGDTMYLSAESGSTSSNNESGNCSSRRQSSNFLMVETAREITFKEIIAATNNFSDSRRVAEIDFGTAYHGFLENNQHVLVKRLGMKTCPALRVRFSNELQNLGRLRHRNLVQLRGWCTEQGEMLVIYDYSQSSLLSHLLFHQNHHRDNASSTLRWRHRYNIVKSLASAIRYLHEEWDEQVIHRCITSSAIILDPDMNPRLGCFALAEFLTRNEHSHHVVVDKNKSVRGIFGYMSPEHMDSGDATTMADVYSFGVVLLEIVSGQMAVDFRRPEALLVNRVHEFEVQKRPYEQLADWRLNGNFNTRELIRLVKLGMACTRYDPESRPSMRQIVNILDGHDQWLMENGRKKESPEEWRTRNASALSLVRRIQALGIQ
- the LOC107029131 gene encoding probable calcium-binding protein CML22 isoform X1 → MEGSAQPCLVLKLLSNKIGSLLCFWNSPKKYRRLDTKLETKMVELKRSSSGESKFRSINGIILKFPHFKEGLKEIKDVFEQFDEDSNGTIDRDELKKCVKKLHFHAKDEEVNDLFDSCDVDEKEGIQFNEFIVLLCLLYLLIDSSSSSGNTPKIGSPELEATFNTIVEAFLFLDKNGDGKLHKKDVLKALNDECPCEKSPSHVTRTRFREMDWNRSGKVSFRQFLFAFLDWVGIDTDDEKGRLRATTTPQPN
- the LOC107029131 gene encoding probable calcium-binding protein CML22 isoform X2, yielding MEGSAQPCLVLKLLSNKIGSLLCFWNSPKKYRRLDTKLETKMVELKRSSSGESKFRSINGIILKFPHFKEGLKEIKDVFEQFDSNGTIDRDELKKCVKKLHFHAKDEEVNDLFDSCDVDEKEGIQFNEFIVLLCLLYLLIDSSSSSGNTPKIGSPELEATFNTIVEAFLFLDKNGDGKLHKKDVLKALNDECPCEKSPSHVTRTRFREMDWNRSGKVSFRQFLFAFLDWVGIDTDDEKGRLRATTTPQPN
- the LOC107029131 gene encoding probable calcium-binding protein CML22 isoform X3; the encoded protein is MVELKRSSSGESKFRSINGIILKFPHFKEGLKEIKDVFEQFDEDSNGTIDRDELKKCVKKLHFHAKDEEVNDLFDSCDVDEKEGIQFNEFIVLLCLLYLLIDSSSSSGNTPKIGSPELEATFNTIVEAFLFLDKNGDGKLHKKDVLKALNDECPCEKSPSHVTRTRFREMDWNRSGKVSFRQFLFAFLDWVGIDTDDEKGRLRATTTPQPN